Proteins found in one bacterium genomic segment:
- a CDS encoding STAS domain-containing protein, with the protein MSSAHPGSRANYRVENVGPATVVRVFDDIDIANAGGLGDALFAELGRDRPLVVDIGGLNYIDSIGLHVILRVFQRAGVVRVDAVLVAAGPSLRLVEQVGLNRIVTVVTDVDAALQALRIKSRPAAGRR; encoded by the coding sequence ATGTCCAGCGCACATCCAGGCAGCCGAGCGAACTATCGCGTCGAGAACGTCGGCCCCGCAACGGTCGTCCGCGTCTTCGACGACATCGACATCGCGAACGCCGGCGGGCTTGGGGACGCGCTGTTCGCCGAACTCGGACGCGACCGACCGCTCGTCGTAGACATCGGCGGCCTCAACTACATCGACAGCATCGGCCTGCACGTCATCCTTCGTGTCTTTCAACGCGCCGGCGTCGTCCGCGTCGACGCCGTATTGGTCGCCGCGGGGCCGAGCCTGCGCCTCGTCGAACAAGTCGGCCTGAACCGGATCGTTACGGTCGTCACGGACGTCGACGCGGCGCTCCAAGCGCTGCGGATTAAATCACGCCCCGCCGCCGGCCGCCGCTGA
- the dnaB gene encoding replicative DNA helicase has product MSIAQQLERVPPQNLEAEQGVLGSMLLDRDAIARAIEGLRADDFYRDAHRVIFQAMVELFERGEPVDLITVTNRLAANGKLDDVGGATYVASLPNAVPTAANVDFYANIVLEKSMLRALISAGTHIAAMGYDGADDVAAMIDHAEKLVFGIASRRSVQDFEAIKEILKQSFEKIDKRYQEQGNVTGIETGFSDFDMQTSGLQPADMVIVAARPSVGKTTLCLNIASHAAVANKVPVAIFSLETSKEQLVERILCAEAQVDNTRLRRGYLADEDWRKLARAMGSLSEAPIFIDDSATMSVIEMRAKARKLKAEHGLGLIVIDYIQMIQSYKRTENRTQELSEIARSIKSLAKELDVPIIAISQLSRAVEALGQKRPMLSHLRESGEIEQVSDLVVFLYREDYYDQEKAQKENKENICELIIAKHRNGPIGTVELYFHKEHSRFANLEKRRQ; this is encoded by the coding sequence ATGAGCATCGCGCAGCAACTGGAGCGGGTTCCTCCGCAGAATCTCGAGGCCGAGCAGGGCGTCCTCGGCTCGATGTTGCTCGACAGGGACGCCATCGCCCGCGCCATCGAGGGCCTCCGCGCCGACGACTTCTACCGCGACGCGCACCGCGTCATCTTCCAGGCGATGGTGGAGTTGTTCGAGCGCGGCGAACCGGTCGACCTCATCACCGTCACCAACCGCCTCGCGGCGAACGGCAAACTGGACGACGTTGGCGGGGCGACCTACGTCGCCTCGCTCCCCAACGCCGTGCCCACCGCGGCCAACGTCGACTTCTACGCCAACATCGTCCTCGAGAAGTCGATGCTGCGCGCGTTGATCAGCGCCGGCACGCACATCGCCGCGATGGGCTACGACGGCGCGGACGACGTCGCGGCGATGATCGACCACGCCGAGAAGCTCGTCTTCGGCATCGCCTCGCGCCGCAGCGTCCAGGACTTCGAAGCGATCAAGGAAATCCTCAAACAGAGCTTCGAGAAGATCGACAAACGCTACCAGGAACAGGGCAACGTCACCGGGATCGAAACCGGGTTTTCGGATTTCGACATGCAGACCTCGGGACTGCAGCCGGCCGACATGGTCATCGTCGCCGCGAGGCCGTCGGTCGGCAAAACCACCCTGTGCTTGAATATCGCATCGCACGCCGCGGTCGCAAACAAGGTACCGGTGGCGATTTTCAGCCTCGAGACCAGCAAGGAGCAGCTCGTCGAACGTATCCTCTGTGCCGAGGCGCAGGTCGACAATACACGGCTTCGGCGCGGCTACCTTGCCGACGAGGACTGGCGCAAGCTGGCGCGGGCGATGGGCAGCCTCAGCGAGGCACCGATCTTCATCGACGATTCGGCGACGATGTCGGTCATCGAGATGCGGGCCAAGGCGCGCAAGCTGAAGGCCGAGCACGGCCTCGGGCTCATCGTCATCGACTACATTCAGATGATCCAGTCGTACAAGCGCACGGAGAACCGCACGCAGGAGCTCAGCGAAATCGCGCGCAGCATCAAGTCGCTGGCGAAGGAACTGGACGTTCCCATCATCGCGATCTCCCAGCTGAGCCGCGCGGTCGAAGCCTTGGGCCAGAAGAGGCCGATGCTCAGTCATTTGAGGGAATCGGGCGAGATTGAGCAAGTGTCAGACCTCGTCGTGTTCTTGTACCGCGAGGATTACTACGATCAAGAGAAGGCGCAGAAAGAGAACAAGGAAAACATCTGCGAATTGATCATCGCAAAGCACCGGAACGGGCCGATCGGGACCGTCGAGCTGTACTTTCACAAAGAGCACAGCAGATTCGCGAACTTAGAAAAACGCCGGCAGTAA
- a CDS encoding LLM class flavin-dependent oxidoreductase — MKIGLMVFLANDRESYGKRPYDTIRAVVQQAEKDGFDSVWLADHLLYRNPGEPTRGIWECWTMLAALAEATRRVEIGTLVLCNSFRNPAILAKMATAADEVSHGRLILGVGAGWNEPEYRAFGLPFDHRVDRFEEALQILVPLLRDGYADFAGRYYQARNCENVPRGPRPAGPPLLVGTQGPRMLKLTARYADLWNAGYMGPPETMAEPLARMEAACREVGRDPATIGVSAFIGLWFPDLQAKKPSFFGHPLTGTTQEIAAAMRGYAEIGVQHIMFQCEPYTPEALRRLTEALRRYRAMEKS, encoded by the coding sequence GTGAAGATCGGACTGATGGTCTTCCTGGCGAACGACCGCGAAAGCTACGGCAAGCGCCCCTACGATACGATCCGCGCTGTCGTGCAGCAGGCGGAGAAGGACGGGTTCGACAGCGTCTGGCTCGCCGACCACCTCTTATATCGGAATCCGGGTGAGCCGACCAGGGGTATTTGGGAATGCTGGACGATGCTGGCGGCGCTGGCGGAGGCGACCCGGCGCGTGGAAATCGGGACGCTCGTGTTATGCAATTCCTTCCGCAATCCGGCGATTCTGGCGAAAATGGCGACCGCCGCGGACGAGGTGAGCCACGGGCGTTTGATCCTGGGTGTCGGCGCGGGATGGAACGAGCCGGAGTATCGGGCGTTCGGACTGCCCTTCGATCATCGCGTCGATCGCTTCGAAGAAGCCTTGCAGATTCTCGTGCCGCTGCTGCGTGACGGGTATGCCGACTTCGCCGGACGGTATTATCAGGCCCGAAACTGCGAGAACGTCCCGCGGGGTCCCCGGCCGGCAGGGCCGCCGTTACTGGTGGGAACCCAAGGGCCGCGTATGCTCAAGCTGACCGCACGGTATGCCGACCTATGGAACGCCGGTTATATGGGCCCACCGGAAACCATGGCGGAGCCGCTCGCCAGAATGGAAGCCGCGTGCCGGGAGGTCGGGCGCGATCCGGCCACGATCGGCGTCTCGGCGTTCATCGGGCTCTGGTTCCCCGATCTGCAGGCAAAGAAGCCGAGCTTCTTCGGCCATCCCTTGACGGGGACGACGCAGGAGATCGCCGCGGCGATGCGCGGCTACGCGGAAATCGGCGTGCAACACATCATGTTCCAATGCGAGCCGTACACGCCCGAAGCGCTGCGCCGGTTGACCGAGGCGCTCCGACGATACCGTGCCATGGAGAAGTCATAA